The genomic segment GCCTTCCAGGCCGGCGAAGGCGATCTCTTCCTGATCAGCCTGAAGGCCGGCGGCTTCGGCCTCAACCTCACCGCCGCCGACTACGTGGTCATCACCGACCCATGGTGGAACCCGGCGGCCGAGGACCAGGCAATGGGCCGCGCGCATCGCATCGGCCAGTTGCGACCGGTGACCGTCTACCGTCTGGTCAGCCGCGGCACGGTCGAGGAACGGATCGTGGACCTGCACCACGAGAAACGCGCCCTCGCGGAAAGCATCCTCGCCGACGGCGAGGCGAGCGCGCTGCCGTCCACCGAGGATCTGGTGGCGCTGATCCGCGGCGAGTGAGCAGCAGTCGGTCGTCGACTACCCGACCGCCTCGGCAAGAACCGCCCTGGCGCTCATCGCCAACCTGCCGTCGGGCCCCTGCGCCGCGAGCGCATAGCCGCCATCTTCGGGGGTGCACACCAGCCGGAAGGGCGCCAGGTCGAAGAGCGGTGCCAGGCCGCGAAAGCTGTACTCCTGCACCGGGCGTGTCACTTGCCGTCGCAGCAGTTCCATCAGCAGCACGGCAGTCAGCGGACCATGCACGACGAGGCCAGGGTAGCCCTCCTCTTCGATCGCGTACGGACGATCGTAATGAATCCGGTGCGCGTTGAAGGTCAGCGCCGAGAAGCGGAAGAGCAGCCGCGGATCGGGTGTGACGATGCGTGCGCAGGCTGCCGCCGACAGCGGCGGCCAGTCGACGACCGTTGGCGCCGGCAATGCCGGACCTGGTTCGCGGTAGACGATGTCCTGCTCTTCGTCGATGCACAGGCGATCGCCCTGATGATAGCCGTGGTGCAGTGAAACGAAGGCGAGTGAGCCGGAGCGTCCGCTCTTCAAGCGGACATCGCGAATGGTGGTGACGCGCCGCGCCGGCTGGCCGAGCAGCAACGGCGAGTGAAAGCGCAGCCGGGCGCCGGCGAACATCCGTCTCGGGAAAGGAATCGGCGGCATGAAGCCGCCGCGCTGCGGATGCCCGTCGACTCCGAGGCCCGCCTGCGGCACGCGGGGCAGAAAGTAGAACCAGTGCCAGAGCGGCGGCAGCGCGCTGCCGCAGGTGAAGCTCTCCGAGCCATCGCCGAGCGTCGCCGCGGCCGCCAGCGCTGCCGCCAGCCCGAGATCGTCGTCGGTGCTGTCCTGGCGACCGATCCAGGCGCTGAAGTCGCTGTCGGGGTCGCTCATCTACTTGCACCCCGCCACGCGCTTCGGGCGTGAGGTCGGCATCAGGGCTGTCTCATCGACATGGACCGGGCTCTCATTGCTGGACACCGCGGCAAGGAGGACCAGCTCCGCATCAGTGATCGTCGCCGTTGCCGCAGTCATGCCGGTCGACACAGATTCGACATCTGGAGGGTTCTTGGGATTCATGGCGGTCCTTTCTGCTGATCATCGGCGGTTCCCGCCGCACGAGGACGAAGGGCTTCCGCTGCTGCCGGCGCAGGCCGATTGTCTCGCGCTTTGTCGTTGCCGTGTACCTGTTTCGTCGCGACCCGATCTTCTGGCTGCCTCTCGACGTGGAACTGCCGCGGTTTCCAGAACAGGCCGATGTCGACGCACTGGCACCGGATGTCGGGCCTGCATCGGGAGACGAGAACGTGGGCGACGACCACGGGGCTGCACAGCATCAGCAGGATGCCGCTGGTCAGCAGCGCAGCCGGGCTGCCCAGCCGAGGCAACACGAAAGCGTCGCGGAACACCCCGTTTGCCACCGCCAGGGCCCGGATGACCAGCCAGGCAGCGAAGGCCGGCCGGCAACCGACAAAGCCAAGAATGAATCCGCGAGCCGAACTGGTCCATTGCAGTTGCACTGCTGGCTTTCGCAGTGCCTGGTCAGCGAAGGTGACCCGCCTGCCTTGCATGATGCGCCGCGCCGCCGTCCCCGACCGCGTTCCCCGCATGCCGTTCGGCCCGGAAACGGCAGCCCGCGGCAAGGCGCTGGCCGCCGCTTCCGGCTTCGCGCGAGGCGAAACGGGGAGGCGGCCGCCGGCGCACGCTCTATCGCCGAAACAGACTACTTGCCGGCCTCACGCTTCTTGCGGGAGGTCGCCATCAAGGTGGCCTCGCCGTCGATGACCACCTTTTCGCCGACGGTGCACACGGTATCGAGCACCACCCGGCACTTGTCTTCGATCACTTCCTTGACTGTGACCCTGGCGCGCACCGTGTCGCCCGGACGAACCGGGGCGCGGAAGCGCAGCGACTGATTCATGTAGATCGTTCCGGGTCCGGGCAGGCGATTTCCCAAAACCGCCGAGATCAGGCTGGCCGACAACATGCCGTGCGCAATGCGGCCACCGAACATCGTCGTGCGACCGAACTCCTCGTCCATATGAACCGCATTGACGTCCGTCGACACCCCGGCGAAGAGCACGAGGTCGGCATCGGTGATGGTCTTGGCAGTTTCCGCACTCATGCCGACCGACAGGTCTTCAATGTCGTAACCGTTTTGTGGATTCATGACAGTCCTTTCTGCTGAACATCGGCGCGGTTTTGGCCGCGCCTGGGAAAAAGGCGCTCGCGACTGCCAGCGCCCGTCTGATCATCCCGCCGGTCCTGCCGTGCGCCTGGTCTCTCGCCAGGACGACGATCACGACCGCAGGAAGCAAAGCATTGTCGCGACAGACAATTCCTCGCTGAGCCGGCAGCATTCAGCACCGTCGGAAGCCTGATCGGCGCCGCCTGCCATGGCTAGTTCATCACAATCACGACCTTACCCGTCGACTTGCGGCTGAGCACCTGATTCAGCGCCTCGACCGCCCGTGCAAGTGGATAGGTCGCAGAAACATGTGGCTTGATCGCGCCGTCGACCATCCACTGCATCAGCCTCCGGAAGCTCTCGCTCATCAGCTGCGGGCGCATGTCGGCGTAGGCGGGCCAGTTGACGCCGATCACGTCGACGTTCTTGACCAGCAGGTGATTGGCGGGGATCTGGGGGACGCCGCCGCCCGCGAAACCAATCACCAGGATCCGGCCCTCAAAGGCCATGCTGCGCAGCGAGGCGGTGAACAGGTCGCCGCCGACCGGATCGTACACCACGTCGGCGCCGTGGCCACCGGTCAGTTCCTTGATCCGCAGGCGGACATCGTCCACGCTGGTGTCAATCAGATGATCGGCGCCGTTTTCGCGGGCTACCTGCAGCTTCGCCTGCCCGTTGGCGGTGGCAATGACCCTGGCCTGCAACAGCTTGCCGATGGCGACGGCGGTCAGGCCGACGCCGCCGGCCGCGCCATGCACGACCAGCGTCTCGCCGGCGCGCAGGCGCGCCCGATGCCACAAGGCAACATGCGAGGTGCCGAAGACTACCGGAAACGCGGCTCCGTCCTCCCACGACATCGCTGCCGGCATCACCACACAGCGGTTCACATCGGCGACCAGTTGCTCGGCGTAACCCCCGTGCGGAGTCAGGGCAATCACCCGATCACCGACGGCAAGACCCTGCGCGCCGGCACCGCGTTCGAGAACCTCGCCGGCAACTTCAAAACCCGGGCTGAACGGCGGCTGCGGCTGCTTCTGGTACTGGCCGCGGGTGATCAGGCTGTCGGCAAAATTGACACCACAGGCGCGAACGCGAATGCGCACCTGGCCAGGACCGGGACGAGGCTCGGCAACATCGTCGAGGCGCAGCCCATCGGGCCCGGTGAGCGCATGGCAAACGATGGCTTTCATGGCTGGGGCTCAGGCAGTCAGGGCATGTGGCCGCCCTTCCCTGCTGTGACCGCAAGGAAGGGAGCCGGAGGGATCCCGGCGACGTTGCCACGACTCGTGCTCATTCCCCTCCCCGGCAAAGGGAGGGGAAAACACGACATCGGATCAACTCGAACAAGCGCAGCTCATTCGCCGATGATCTTGCGCACGACGTCGGTCATCGAGATGACGCCGACCGGTTGATCGTTCTCGGTGACGACCAGGCGATGCATCCGCCGTGCAGTCAACAGGCTGACCGCGTCGCTCAACAGCATGTCGGCGTCGCAGGTCGCGCAGCCGGGCGTCATCACCTCCCGCGCCAGCATCGTCCGCGCCTGCTCCGCGGTCCGGCCCTGCCGCGCCAGCACCATGTCGGTCTGCGAGACGACACCGATCGCCTTGCCGTCCGGGTCCATCACGATGACCGCGTGGATTTCCTTGTCCACCATGATCTTGGCGACCGAACCGACATTGTCGTCGGGCGAGCACGAGATGATGCCGAAATGCATAAGGTCGCGGACGCGGGTGCCGTCGTCGGCGATCGTGATCGGTTCGCCCTCGGCGATGCCTGGCAGCGGAACGGACATCGGGTACGGCGCCGGCGTGGTATGCACGTCGCCCTTGGGCAGCGTCGGATGGACCATTGCCACCGGCGCCTTGCCGCTCGCACCGAGACCGAAGCCGGTGGCACTGATCAGCACCGACATGTTGCCGTGTGGATGCTTGTTGTCGTGCATCAGTTGATGGGCAATCGGCAATTCTTCGTAGCTGAAGGCGCGCGACATGCAGGGATCGAGCTGGCCGCGTAGCGCCAGCTGATTCATTTCGTTCGACTGCACCGCGTTGGCGAAATGCGAACCCTGCAGGCGCTTCTGCCGCATCCACAGGTAGCGCAGATCGACCGTCGCATTATAGCCCGTCGTACCGGCACAGACGACCACCATGCCACCCGTTTCACAAACGAAGATCGAAGTCGGAATCGTCGTCTCGCCGGGATGCTCGAAGACGACGTTGGGTGCCCGCCGCTCACCGAGGATGTCCCAGATCTTCGAACCGAAGGCGCGCACACCCTTGAGCCATTTGGCGTAGCCGGCGTTGTCCTTCCAGTGCGGCAACATGCCCCAGTGGTCGAACTCGTTGCGATTGATGCAGCCCTTGGCGCCGAGCTTCATGCAGTAGTCGTACTTGTCCTCGCCGGAGACGACGGCGACCGACGTGGCGCCAACCGCCTTGGCAATCTGGATCGCCATCGACCCGAGTCCACCGGCCCCCCCCCAGATCAGCGCCACATCGCCCTTCTTGATCGAACTGGCGCCCCAGCCGTGCAGCATCCGCCAGGCGGTCGCTGCCACCAGCGTATAGGCTGCCGACTCTTCCCAGGTCATGTGCTTGGGTTTCGGCATGCACTGGTGACCCTGCACCCGGGTGAACTGGGCAAAGCTGCCGAAGTTGGTCTCGTAGCCCCAGATGCGGAAGCTGGGCGAGTACATCGGATCGCCGCCGTTCTTCACCCAGTCGCAGTTGCGGCTCCACTGGCCACAGTGCATGACCACCTCGTCGCCGACCTTGACATGGGTGACGTCCTTGCCGACCCTGTACACGATGCCGGAAGCGTCGCTGCCGCCGATGTGGAAATCTTCCGGTTCGCCGCCCTTGTTGCGCGCAGCGATGACGTTCACCGGGATGCCGAGCGCCGCCCAGACGTTGTTGTAGTTGATGCCGGCCGCCATCACCAGGACCAATACTTCGTCATCGGCAATCGACGGCGTGTTGACCACTTCCTTCTGAAATGCCTCGGTCGGCTTGCCAAAGCGCTCCGGGCGGATCAGCCAGGCGTGCATCTTCTCCGGGACTTCGCCCAAAGGAGGCAGTTCGCCAAGTGCATACAGTTGCTTGCTCATCAGATGCTCCTCTTATGGTGAAAGGGTCGGTTGGTTGACCGACAGCAAACGGGAAAGAATATGCTCTCGCATATGCTCGTACTCCTCGAACTGACTCGATCGACACGCGCCCAGCCGCTCCTCGATGGCGGTACGGCCGCCGACCAGCCCCAGGCCGAAAGTGCCGAACTCCTCCTTCAGCAGCCGCAACACCCAGGCACTCTGGTGCTGGCTGCGCTGCCGCTCAAGGAGGCCGGCCGCGACGAGGAAGCGTCGGTGTCGATCGAAGTGCGCGTGAAACTCCTTGATCCCGGTCTGCATGGTCGCGCTCAGCAGGCAGACCGGGTAATCCCACCCCTCGCGGCGATCCTGCCGCGGGGCACTGCGACCGATCTCGCTCGCCGTCTTGCGGGCTGCGGCGCCGAGGTCAGCCTTGTTGACGGCGAAGATGTCGGGGATTTCGATGATGCCCGACTTGAGATACTGGATCGTGTCACCGGACGCTGGCTGCGCCACATAGCAGACGGTGTCGCCGATCTCGGCGATGTCGATCTCCGTCTGGCCGACGCCGACGGTCTCGATGACGACGATGTCGAAACAGGCCAGCATCAGCCAGCTCATCGGCCACACTTCGCTGGCGACGCCACCCAACTGGTTGCGATTGGCGAGCGAGCGGATGAAGAGCCCGTCGTCCTGCCCTACGGTCTTGATCCGGATGCGGTCGCCGAGAAGCGCGCCGCCCCCGAGCTGCGGCCGGCTCGACGGATCGACCGCCAGCACGCCGACCGTCGTGCCGGCGAGCCGCCATTCGCGGATCATCGCCGACACCAGCGACGACTTGCCGGCGCCCGGCGGACCGGTGACCCCGATCAGGTGCCCGGTGCTCAGCCAACGCTCGCCGGACAGGCACGCGAGCAGCCGCACCGCGCGGCTGCGTGCCGCCGGCAGCCGGTTGTCCAGCAGGTTCAGTCCGCTGGCAACCGCTGCCCGCTCACCGCACTGGATCCGGGTTGCGAGCCGTTCGGGATCGGGAAGGCCGGGATTCCTCATCGACCTCTCAGGACAGCGACCCGAGCCGCTCGAGACCGTTGCTTTCCCGCACGACGTCGACGATGTCGCCCATGATCGCGTTCAGGTTGAAGTCCTTCGGCGTGTAGATCGCGCGCACCCCGAGCGCCAGCAACCGGTCGGCGTCGGCCGGCGGGATGATGCCACCGGCGACCACCGGCACGCCCGCCAGATCGCGGGCACGCAGTTCCTGCAGCACCGACCCGACCAGCTCCATGTGGCTTCCCGAGAGGATCGACAGCCCGACGACGTGCACACCCTCTTCCTGCGCCGCCTGGGCGATCTGCTGCGGCGTCAGCCGGATGCCGTCATAGACGACCTCGAAACCGACATCGCGTGCCTTCACCGCCACCTGTTCGGCGCCGTTCGAATGGCCATCGAGCCCCGGTTTGCCGACGAGAATCTTCAGCGGCCGACCGAGCGCGCTACCGGTACGGGCCACCCGTTCCCTGAGGTCGGTCACCTGGTCCTTCCTGCCGAGCACCTCGCGACTGTCGATGGCGATGTCGACCCCCGTCGGCGGCCGGAACTCACCGAACACGGCACGCAGCGAGTCACCCCACTCACCGGTGGTGACACCGGCCAGCGCGCAGCGGATCGAGCTCGGCATGATGTTGTCACCGGTCTTCGCCGCGTCGGCCAGCCCCTGCAGGGCAGCGCGCACGTCGGCATCGCTGCGCTGCCGCCGATGCTCCTGTAGCCTTTCGATCTGCTGCCGCTCGGCCGCTGGGTCGGACTTCATGATGGCGTCATCGCTGCCGGCAGTCAGCGGTGACTCGGCGGTCTCGTGGAAACAGTTGACGCCGATGATCTTCAGCTCACCCGCCTCGATGGCACGCAGGCGGCTCATGTGGCTGCCGACCAGTTCGCGCTTGATGTAGCCCGACTCGATCGCGGCAATGATGCCCCCCTGCGCATCGACGTTCTCGATCTCGCGCCGGGCGCCCTCGACCAGTTCGGCGACCTTGGCGGCAATCACCGGCGACCCGTCGAAGATGTCCTCATACTCGAGGAGGTCGGTCTCGAAGGCCATCACCTGCTGTATCCGCAGCGCCCATTGCTGATCCCACGGACGGGGCAGACCCATCGCCTCGTTCCATGCCGGCAGCTGGATCGCACGCGCGCGCGCGCGCTTGGAAAGCGCGACCGCGAGCATTTCGAGAACGATCCGCTGCACATTGTTTTCCGGCTGCGCCTCGGTCAGACCCAGCGAGTTCACCTGCACGCCGTAGCGAAAGCGGCGCAGCTTGGGATCCTGCACCTGGTAGCGGGTCAGCGTCAGCTCGTCCCACATCTCGCCGAAAGCCCGCAGCTTGCAGCATTCCTCGATGAAGCGGATGCCGGCATTCACGAAGAACGAGATCCGCTCGACGACCTGCGGAAACTCGTCGGCTGGGATCTCGCCCGAGGCCTTGACCCGGTCGAGAACCGCCATGGCGGTACACAAGGCATAAGCGAGTTCCTGCACCGGCGTCGCCCCCGCTTCCTGCAGGTGGTAGCTGCAGACGTTGGTCGGGTTCCACTTC from the Accumulibacter sp. genome contains:
- a CDS encoding ArgK/MeaB family GTPase gives rise to the protein MRNPGLPDPERLATRIQCGERAAVASGLNLLDNRLPAARSRAVRLLACLSGERWLSTGHLIGVTGPPGAGKSSLVSAMIREWRLAGTTVGVLAVDPSSRPQLGGGALLGDRIRIKTVGQDDGLFIRSLANRNQLGGVASEVWPMSWLMLACFDIVVIETVGVGQTEIDIAEIGDTVCYVAQPASGDTIQYLKSGIIEIPDIFAVNKADLGAAARKTASEIGRSAPRQDRREGWDYPVCLLSATMQTGIKEFHAHFDRHRRFLVAAGLLERQRSQHQSAWVLRLLKEEFGTFGLGLVGGRTAIEERLGACRSSQFEEYEHMREHILSRLLSVNQPTLSP
- a CDS encoding CBS domain-containing protein, whose translation is MVHPTLPKGDVHTTPAPYPMSVPLPGIAEGEPITIADDGTRVRDLMHFGIISCSPDDNVGSVAKIMVDKEIHAVIVMDPDGKAIGVVSQTDMVLARQGRTAEQARTMLAREVMTPGCATCDADMLLSDAVSLLTARRMHRLVVTENDQPVGVISMTDVVRKIIGE
- a CDS encoding protein meaA, with translation MVAPRRKKDQPWLMRTYSGHSSARASNTLYRTNLAKGQTGLSVAFDLPTQTGYDADSPLARGEVGKVGVPISSIEDMDQLFDQIPLDQMNTSMTINATAAWLLSLYIGLAQRRGIDPKTLSGTTQNDIIKEYLSRGTYIYPPGPSMRLIADTINYTVKNVPKWNPTNVCSYHLQEAGATPVQELAYALCTAMAVLDRVKASGEIPADEFPQVVERISFFVNAGIRFIEECCKLRAFGEMWDELTLTRYQVQDPKLRRFRYGVQVNSLGLTEAQPENNVQRIVLEMLAVALSKRARARAIQLPAWNEAMGLPRPWDQQWALRIQQVMAFETDLLEYEDIFDGSPVIAAKVAELVEGARREIENVDAQGGIIAAIESGYIKRELVGSHMSRLRAIEAGELKIIGVNCFHETAESPLTAGSDDAIMKSDPAAERQQIERLQEHRRQRSDADVRAALQGLADAAKTGDNIMPSSIRCALAGVTTGEWGDSLRAVFGEFRPPTGVDIAIDSREVLGRKDQVTDLRERVARTGSALGRPLKILVGKPGLDGHSNGAEQVAVKARDVGFEVVYDGIRLTPQQIAQAAQEEGVHVVGLSILSGSHMELVGSVLQELRARDLAGVPVVAGGIIPPADADRLLALGVRAIYTPKDFNLNAIMGDIVDVVRESNGLERLGSLS
- a CDS encoding MaoC family dehydratase translates to MNPQNGYDIEDLSVGMSAETAKTITDADLVLFAGVSTDVNAVHMDEEFGRTTMFGGRIAHGMLSASLISAVLGNRLPGPGTIYMNQSLRFRAPVRPGDTVRARVTVKEVIEDKCRVVLDTVCTVGEKVVIDGEATLMATSRKKREAGK
- a CDS encoding NADPH:quinone oxidoreductase family protein yields the protein MSWEDGAAFPVVFGTSHVALWHRARLRAGETLVVHGAAGGVGLTAVAIGKLLQARVIATANGQAKLQVARENGADHLIDTSVDDVRLRIKELTGGHGADVVYDPVGGDLFTASLRSMAFEGRILVIGFAGGGVPQIPANHLLVKNVDVIGVNWPAYADMRPQLMSESFRRLMQWMVDGAIKPHVSATYPLARAVEALNQVLSRKSTGKVVIVMN
- a CDS encoding acyl-CoA dehydrogenase — translated: MSDPDSDFSAWIGRQDSTDDDLGLAAALAAAATLGDGSESFTCGSALPPLWHWFYFLPRVPQAGLGVDGHPQRGGFMPPIPFPRRMFAGARLRFHSPLLLGQPARRVTTIRDVRLKSGRSGSLAFVSLHHGYHQGDRLCIDEEQDIVYREPGPALPAPTVVDWPPLSAAACARIVTPDPRLLFRFSALTFNAHRIHYDRPYAIEEEGYPGLVVHGPLTAVLLMELLRRQVTRPVQEYSFRGLAPLFDLAPFRLVCTPEDGGYALAAQGPDGRLAMSARAVLAEAVG